From a single Lolium rigidum isolate FL_2022 chromosome 7, APGP_CSIRO_Lrig_0.1, whole genome shotgun sequence genomic region:
- the LOC124670939 gene encoding anthocyanin 3'-O-beta-glucosyltransferase-like: MATTNYTNGCAAPNNAANGASNHVVLFPFMAKFHTLPLLDFATALSMHQKSLRVTVVVTPANVAFARSRLPASVHLAVLPFPSLPPLPAGVESTDALPSPALYPAFLKATTLLREPLAEFMASLPSPPLVLVSDFFLGFTQRVAADAGVRRIVFHGMSCFSLAVCKSLMLSPPPSHEHGASFHVARMPEHVRVTMADVPDTIANIANPEHPVTRFMIDNIGDSDERSWGVLVNSFGMVDEDYVAPLMSFYRPEVRAWLVGPLFLAAGDMPEHEENVDPEGCLPWLDERAERSESVIYVSFGTQAYVPDKQLDELAHGLVQSGHPFLWAVRSGTWSPPVDVGPQGRIIRGGIIPQRSVLSHRALGGFLSHCGWSSVMESLAAGKPVLAWPLMAEQHLNAKHVTDIIGAGVRISAGGAVVDRTEVEEKVRRLMDAGEEGQKMRERATWARQEAKAAVSGGGTSHEALMKLVEELQRTG; encoded by the coding sequence ATGGCCACCACCAACTACACTAACGGCTGCGCTGCACCGAACAATGCCGCGAACGGCGCCAGCAACCATGTGGTCTTGTTcccgttcatggcgaagttccacACCCTCCCACTGCTTGACTTTGCCACGGCGCTCTCCATGCACCAAAAGAGCCTCCGCGTCACCGTGGTCGTCACGCCGGCCAACGTCGCCTTCGCCCGCAGCCGCCTCCCCGCGTCGGTACACCTAGCCGTTCTGCCGTTCCCCTCGCTGCCGCCTCTGCCGGCCGGCGTCGAGTCCACGGACGCACTGCCCAGCCCGGCCCTCTACCCGGCGTTCCTGAAGGCGACAACGCTCCTCCGTGAGCCTTTGGCCGAGTTCATGGCGTCGCTCCCGTCCCCGCCGCTCGTGCTGGTGTCCGACTTCTTTCTCGGATTCACGCAGCGTGTTGCGGCTGACGCCGGCGTCCGCCGCATCGTGTTCCACGGCATGTCTTGCTTCTCCCTGGCCGTGTGCAAATCTCTGATGCTGAGCCCGCCGCCCAGCCACGAGCACGGCGCCAGCTTCCACGTGGCCCGTATGCCGGAACACGTGAGGGTCACGATGGCGGATGTCCCGGACACTATAGCGAACATCGCCAACCCCGAGCACCCGGTGACCCGCTTCATGATCGACAACATCGGAGATTCGGACGAGCGTAGCTGGGGCGTCCTTGTCAATAGCTTCGGCATGGTGGACGAGGACTACGTGGCGCCCCTCATGTCGTTCTACCGGCCGGAAGTCCGTGCCTGGCTGGTCGGTCCGCTTTTTCTCGCCGCCGGCGACATGCCGGAGCACGAGGAGAATGTTGACCCCGAGGGCTGCCTCCCCTGGCTTGACGAGAGGGCAGAGCGGTCGGAATCGGTGATCTACGTGTCGTTCGGCACGCAGGCCTACGTCCCCGACAAGCAGCTCGACGAGCTGGCGCACGGGCTAGTGCAGTCCGGCCACCCCTTCCTCTGGGCAGTCCGATCCGGCACGTGGTCGCCGCCGGTCGACGTGGGGCCCCAGGGACGGATCATTCGTGGAGGCATCATCCCCCAGAGAAGCGTGCTCTCTCACCGTGCGCTGGGAGGGTTCTTGAGCCACTGTGGGTGGAGCTCGGTGATGGAGAGCCTCGCGGCAGGGAAGCCTGTGCTGGCGTGGCCGCTGATGGCCGAGCAGCACCTCAACGCGAAGCATGTCACCGACATAATCGGCGCTGGTGTCAGGATCAGCGCCGGGGGCGCGGTCGTCGACAggacggaggtggaggagaaggtgAGGAGGCTGATGGACGCCGGCGAGGAAGGGCAGAAGATGCGGGAGAGGGCCACCTGGGCGCGGCAGGAGGCGAAGGCAGCGGTGAGCGGCGGTGGCACGTCGCACGAGGCACTGATGAAGCTGGTGGAAGAGCTGCAGCGAACAGGATAA